From a region of the Phaseolus vulgaris cultivar G19833 chromosome 6, P. vulgaris v2.0, whole genome shotgun sequence genome:
- the LOC137831986 gene encoding uncharacterized protein isoform X1 → MILHLPPTQYSLMASHSPRLLSLTRRAFSSSSSLGGISMVQGASRGIGLEFVKQLLENDDKEHVIATCRNPSASTGLIHLKDKFADRLRILPLDLTVESSIEASALSIKETYGRLNLLINASGILSIPEIIHPETTLSKVEKSSLMLAYEVNAVGPVLVIKHMWPLLKVGGGNGTGRSTAVVASLSARVASIGDNRLGGWHSYRSSKAALNQLSKTVSLEFARKKDPIACILLHPGTVDTDLSKPFQRNISPDKIFSKEFSVQKLLSIINNVKSHDNGKFFAWDGQEIPW, encoded by the exons ATGATATTGCATTTGCCGCCAACCCAATACTCTTTGATGGCATCACATTCGCCGCGACTTCTATCACTCACCCGAAGggccttttcttcttcctcctctctAGGAGGGATTTCTATGGTTCAAGGAGCTTCCAGAGGAATTGGCCTtgaattt GTAAAACAACTTTTAGAGAACGATGATAAAGAGCATGTGATTGCTACTTGCCGTAATCCTAGTGCATCAACTGGGCTTATCCATCTGAAAGATAAATTTGCGGATCGACTTAGAATTTTGCCATTGGATTTGACTGTTGAAAGTTCAATTGAG GCATCTGCATTGTCAATAAAAGAGACATATGGCCGTCTAAACCTTCTCATTAATGCGTCTGGCATTCTTTCAATACCTGAGATAATACATCCAG AAACAACATTGAGCAAAGTGGAGAAATCATCTTTAATGCTTGCGTATGAGGTTAACGCAGTGGGTCCTGTCTTAGTTATCAAG CACATGTGGCCTCTTCTAAAAGTGGGAGGTGGCAATGGGACTGGAAGAAGTACTGCAGTTGTGGCTAGTTTGAGTGCAAGGGTTGCATCTATTGGGGACAATCGTCTTGGGGGTTGGCACTCTTATCGATCTTCAAAGGCTGCTCTTAATCAAT TATCGAAGACTGTCTCCCTGGAATTCGCAAGAAAGAAGGATCCAATTGCATGCATTTTACTGCATCCTGGTACAGTTGACACAGATCTCTCCAAGCCTTTTCAGAGAAATATTTCCCCAGATAAGATCTTCAGCAAAGAGTTCTCAGTCCAAAAGCTGCTAAGCATCATTAACAATGTGAAGAGCCATGACAATGGCAAGTTCTTTGCCTGGGATGGTCAAGAAATACCCTGGTAA
- the LOC137831986 gene encoding uncharacterized protein isoform X2, translating into MAYPLIRLHWLHMSMEVKQLLENDDKEHVIATCRNPSASTGLIHLKDKFADRLRILPLDLTVESSIEASALSIKETYGRLNLLINASGILSIPEIIHPETTLSKVEKSSLMLAYEVNAVGPVLVIKHMWPLLKVGGGNGTGRSTAVVASLSARVASIGDNRLGGWHSYRSSKAALNQLSKTVSLEFARKKDPIACILLHPGTVDTDLSKPFQRNISPDKIFSKEFSVQKLLSIINNVKSHDNGKFFAWDGQEIPW; encoded by the exons ATGGCTTATCCTTTAATTCGCCTCCATTGGCTCCACATGTCAATGGAG GTAAAACAACTTTTAGAGAACGATGATAAAGAGCATGTGATTGCTACTTGCCGTAATCCTAGTGCATCAACTGGGCTTATCCATCTGAAAGATAAATTTGCGGATCGACTTAGAATTTTGCCATTGGATTTGACTGTTGAAAGTTCAATTGAG GCATCTGCATTGTCAATAAAAGAGACATATGGCCGTCTAAACCTTCTCATTAATGCGTCTGGCATTCTTTCAATACCTGAGATAATACATCCAG AAACAACATTGAGCAAAGTGGAGAAATCATCTTTAATGCTTGCGTATGAGGTTAACGCAGTGGGTCCTGTCTTAGTTATCAAG CACATGTGGCCTCTTCTAAAAGTGGGAGGTGGCAATGGGACTGGAAGAAGTACTGCAGTTGTGGCTAGTTTGAGTGCAAGGGTTGCATCTATTGGGGACAATCGTCTTGGGGGTTGGCACTCTTATCGATCTTCAAAGGCTGCTCTTAATCAAT TATCGAAGACTGTCTCCCTGGAATTCGCAAGAAAGAAGGATCCAATTGCATGCATTTTACTGCATCCTGGTACAGTTGACACAGATCTCTCCAAGCCTTTTCAGAGAAATATTTCCCCAGATAAGATCTTCAGCAAAGAGTTCTCAGTCCAAAAGCTGCTAAGCATCATTAACAATGTGAAGAGCCATGACAATGGCAAGTTCTTTGCCTGGGATGGTCAAGAAATACCCTGGTAA
- the LOC137831987 gene encoding annexin D8-like: MTTLIAANDSSPIEDAENIKNACKGFGTDEAALISILAHRNVTERKLVRMAYEEIYHEDLIQQLKSELSGSFQRGMCKWTMDPAERDAAFIKETLKKETVDYKVIIEIACTRTSEEFLAVKRSYQLLYKHSLEEDVASKTIGDIRRLLVAVVSTYRYEGEEFDESLANLEANILHQAIEKKVFCDDEIIRILSTRSKKQLFATFSTFRNTYGTTITKGLSSDSSDEYMVTLRTTIRCIKNPKRYLAKVICYALNDLVAEEHALSRVIITRAEKDLNEISDLYFKRNGVTLQNSVAEKTSGNYKTFLLALLGKN; encoded by the exons ATGACTACTCTAATTGCTGCAAATGATTCTTCTCCCATTGAAGACGCTGAAAATATCAAGAATGCATGCAAAG GATTTGGGACAGATGAAGCAGCCCTTATATCCATACTAGCACACAGAAATGTTACTGAAAGGAAACTTGTGAGGATGGCTTATGAAGAAATTTATCATGAAGATCTTATCCAACAACTCAAATCTGAACTTTCAGGAAGTTTTCAG AGAGGTATGTGCAAATGGACTATGGATCCAGCTGAAAGAGATGCTGCATTTATCAAGGAAACACTAAAGAAGGAAACAGTGGATTACAAAGTAATTATTGAGATTGCTTGCACAAGAACTTCAGAAGAGTTTTTGGCTGTGAAGCGTTCATACCAATTACTATACAAGCATTCCCTTGAAGAAGATGTGGCCTCAAAAACAATTGGTGATATTCGCAGA TTGTTGGTTGCAGTTGTAAGCACCTATAGGTATGAGGGAGAGGAGTTTGATGAGAGTCTGGCCAATTTAGAAGCAAATATTCTCCATCAGgcaattgagaagaaggttttTTGTGACGATGAAATCATAAGAATTTTAAGCACAAGAAGCAAGAAACAGCTATTTGCAACTTTTAGTACCTTCAGAAACACCTATGGCACCACAATTACCAAG GGATTATCATCTGATTCAAGTGATGAATACATGGTAACACTGCGTACTACCATTCGTTGCATTAAGAACCCCAAAAGATACTTGGCAAAG GTGATATGCTACGCCTTGAATGATTTGGTAGCTGAAGAACATGCATTGAGCCGTGTTATCATCACTCGAGCAGAGAAGGATTTAAATGAAATCAGTGACCTTTACTTCAAGAGAAATGGTGTCACACTTCAAAATTCCGTGGCTGAGAAGACATCAGGAAATTACAAGACTTTTCTTCTTGCTTTGTTAGGGAAAAATTAA
- the LOC137831988 gene encoding ent-kaurenoic acid oxidase 2-like: protein MESVTSWLLYGGGILLVLRYLLKNVNWFLYEHKLGGKQYFLPPGDMGWPLIGNMWSFLSAFKTSNPDTFIDSFYARFGKTGIYKVLMFGNPSVIVTTPEACKKVLTDDDNFTLGWPASTVELMGEKSFISIPYEEHRRLRRLTSASINGYEALSVYITYIEEVVKSSLEEWTTMGDIEFLTQMRKLTFKIIIYIFLGSESEDVMDKLEKEYTKLNYGVRSLRINIPGFAFHTALKARKNLLAIFQSVVDRRRNERRQNLPGKKGKDMMDALIDVEDENGRKLGDEDVIDIMLMYLNAGHESSGHITTWATYFLQRHPEFFKKAKEEQEEIIRNRPATQKGLTLAEVRKMEYLSKVVDETLRIITFSLMVFRETKNDVNINGYLIPKGWKVMTWFRSVHLDPEIYPNPKDFNPERWNEVRKAGEFLPFGAGTRLCPGNDLAKLEISVFLHHFLLGYQLEQLNPLAPMKFLPHTRPIDNCMARIKKVK from the exons ATGGAGAGTGTTACAAGTTGGTTACTCTATGGTGGTGGTATCCTTCTAGTCCTAAGGTACCTGCTCAAGAATGTAAACTGGTTTCTCTATGAACACAAACTGGGAGGGAAGCAATACTTTCTTCCCCCTGGTGATATGGGGTGGCCCTTAATCGGCAACATGTGGTCCTTCCTCAGTGCTTTCAAGACCAGTAACCCTGATACCTTCATAGACTCCTTTTACGCCAG GTTTGGAAAGACTGGGATATACAAGGTGTTGATGTTTGGAAATCCAAGTGTAATCGTGACAACTCCAGAAGCATGCAAAAAGGTGTTGACAGATGATGACAACTTCACTCTTGGATGGCCTGCTTCCACTGTAGAGCTCATGGGAGAAAAGTCTTTCATTTCAATACCCTATGAAGAACACAGACGCCTTAGACGCTTAACATCTGCTTCCATCAATGGCTATGAAGCACTCTCTGTTTACATTACATATATTGAAGAAGTTGTCAAAAGTTCATTGGAGGAATGGACCACCATGGGGGACATTGAGTTTTTGACTCAGATGCGCAAGCTTACTTTCaaaatcattatatatattttccttGGTTCAGAAAGTGAAGATGTTATGGACAAATTGGAAAAAGAATACACTAAACTCAATTATGGAGTTAGATCCCTTCGAATTAACATTCCAGGATTCGCATTCCATACAGCTCTTAAG gCAAGGAAAAATCTTTTGGCCATATTTCAATCTGTTGTGGATAGAAGAAGAAATGAAAGGAGGCAAAATTTACCTGGGAAAAAGGGGAAAGATATGATGGATGCTCTTATAGATGTTGAAGatgaaaatggaagaaaattgGGTGATGAAGATGTGATTGATATCATGTTGATGTACTTGAATGCTGGTCATGAATCCTCAGGACATATTACCACGTGGGCAACCTATTTCCTCCAAAGGCATCCAGAATTTTTCAAGAAGGCTAAG GAAGAACAAGAAGAAATTATAAGGAATAGGCCTGCAACACAGAAAGGGTTGACATTAGCTGAAGTTCGGAAGATGGAGTATCTTTCCAAG GTGGTTGATGAAACACTGAGGATTATCACATTCTCACTAATGGTCTTCCGGGAGACAAAGAATGATGTCAATATCAATG GTTACCTAATTCCAAAAGGATGGAAAGTGATGACATGGTTCAGGTCTGTTCATCTTGATCCTGAGATCTATCCAAATCCAAAGGACTTTAATCCTGAGAGATGGAAT GAGGTGCGCAAGGCTGGAGAATTTCTTCCCTTTGGAGCAGGAACTAGACTGTGTCCCGGCAATGATCTTGCCAAGCTTGAAATCTCAGTTTTCCTTCATCATTTTCTCCTAGGCTACCA GCTTGAACAGCTGAATCCACTTGCCCCCATGAAGTTCCTACCTCACACAAGGCCCATTGACAACTGCATGGCAAGGATCAAGAAAGTGAAGTAA
- the LOC137831989 gene encoding ent-kaurenoic acid oxidase 2-like, translated as MMMMMEMGSMWVVLLVVAIAGALLVFKKFNWWLYESKLGVKQYSLPPGDMGLPFIGNMWSFLRAFKSKDPDSFIFSFVSRFGRTGMYKTLMFGSPSVIVTTPETCKRVLTDDDKFTTGWPRSAIELIGKRSFISMSFEEHKRLRRLTSTSINGMEALSLYLTYIEKNVRSSLEKWANLGQIEFLTEIRKLTFKIIMHIFLSSESEPVMEALEREYTALNHGVRAMRINIPGFAYHKAFKARKNLVAIFQSIVDSRRNIRKGYLPGKAKDMMDALIDVADEDGRKLNDEDIIDIMLMYLNAGHESSGHITMWATFFLQKHPEYLQKAKAEQEEIVRRRPPTQKGLTLQEVREMDFLYKVIDETMRVITFSLVVFREAKSDVNINGYIIPKGWKALVWFRSVHLDPEIYPNPKEFNPYRWNKEHKAGEFLPFGAGSRLCPGNDLAKMEIAVFLHNFLLNYRFEQQNPNCPVRYLPHTRPMDNCLGRVRKC; from the exons atgatgatgatgatggagaTGGGATCCATGTGGGTGGTCCTTCTGGTTGTGGCCATTGCTGGTGCTCTTTTAGTCTTCAAGAAATTCAATTGGTGGCTCTATGAATCCAAATTAGGTGTCAAGCAGTACTCTCTGCCCCCAGGTGACATGGGTTTGCCCTTCATTGGCAACATGTGGTCCTTCCTCAGAGCTTTCAAGTCCAAGGACCCTGATTCCTTCATCTTCTCCTTTGTTTCCAG GTTTGGACGAACTGGAATGTACAAGACCTTGATGTTTGGAAGCCCAAGTGTAATTGTGACAACACCTGAAACATGCAAAAGGGTGTTGACAGATGATGATAAATTCACTACTGGTTGGCCTCGTTCTGCTATAGAGCTCATTGGAAAGAGGTCATTTATTTCAATGTCTTTTGAAGAACACAAGCGCCTTAGGCGTTTGACATCCACTTCAATCAATGGCATGGAAGCACTGTCTCTTTACTTGACATATATTGAGAAAAATGTGAGAAGTTCATTGGAGAAATGGGCCAACCTTGGACAAATTGAGTTTTTAACTGAGATCAGGAAGCTTACTTTCAAAATCATCATGCATATTTTCCTTAGCTCAGAAAGTGAACCTGTTATGGAGGCTTTGGAGAGGGAATACACAGCTCTTAATCATGGAGTTAGAGCCATGCGGATTAATATTCCTGGATTTGCATACCACAAGGCATTCAAG GCAAGGAAAAATCTAGTGGCCATATTTCAATCTATTGTGGACTCGAGAAGAAACATAAGGAAGGGATATTTGCCTGGAAAAGCCAAAGATATGATGGATGCTCTGATAGATGTTGCTGATGAGGATGGAAGAAAGTTGAATGATGAGGACATCATTGATATCATGTTAATGTACTTGAATGCGGGCCACGAGTCTTCAGGACACATTACCATGTGGGCAACCTTCTTCCTGCAAAAGCACCCAGAATATCTCCAGAAGGCCAAG GCAGAACAAGAAGAAATAGTACGGAGAAGGCCTCCAACACAGAAAGGGTTGACACTTCAGGAAGTTCGGGAGATGGATTTTCTTTACAAG GTGATTGATGAAACAATGCGTGTGATTACATTCTCACTAGTGGTCTTTCGGGAGGCAAAATCTGATGTCAATATCAATG GCTACATAATTCCAAAAGGTTGGAAAGCACTTGTGTGGTTCAGATCAGTTCACCTTGATCCTGAAATATATCCTAATCCAAAGGAATTTAATCCTTATAGATGGAAT AAAGAACACAAGGCAGGAGAATTCCTTCCCTTTGGAGCAGGAAGCAGATTGTGTCCTGGAAATGATCTTGCCAAGATGGAAATAGCAGTTTTTCTTCATAATTTCCTTCTCAATTACCG GTTTGAACAGCAAAATCCTAATTGCCCTGTGAGATACTTGCCACATACAAGGCCCATGGACAATTGCTTGGGAAGGGTTAGGAAATGTTGA